A genomic segment from Canis lupus baileyi chromosome 13, mCanLup2.hap1, whole genome shotgun sequence encodes:
- the C13H16orf87 gene encoding UPF0547 protein C16orf87 homolog isoform X2, with product MSASRAKKVKMATKSCPECDQQVPVACKSCPCGYIFISRKLLNAKHPEKSPPSTEKQEKEIDIYANLSDEKAFVFSVALAEINRKIINQRLIL from the exons ATGTCTGCGAGTCGAGCCAAGAAAGTGAAGATGGCCACCAAGTCGTGCCCCGAGTGCGACCAGCAG GTTCCTGTTGCATGTAAATCGTGTCCCTGTGGTTACATATTTATTAGCAGAAAACTTTTAAATGCAAAACACCCAGAGAAATCACCACCTTCTACAG agaaacaggaaaaggaaattgACATCTATGCTAACCTCTCTGATGAAAAGGCTTTCGTGTTTTCAGTCGCCTtggcagaaataaatagaaaaattatcaaTCAAAGACTTATTCTCTGA
- the C13H16orf87 gene encoding UPF0547 protein C16orf87 homolog isoform X1, with the protein MSASRAKKVKMATKSCPECDQQVPVACKSCPCGYIFISRKLLNAKHPEKSPPSTENKHEAKRRRTERVRREKINSTVNKDLENRKRSRSNSHSDHIRRGRGRPKTASAKKHEEEREKQEKEIDIYANLSDEKAFVFSVALAEINRKIINQRLIL; encoded by the exons ATGTCTGCGAGTCGAGCCAAGAAAGTGAAGATGGCCACCAAGTCGTGCCCCGAGTGCGACCAGCAG GTTCCTGTTGCATGTAAATCGTGTCCCTGTGGTTACATATTTATTAGCAGAAAACTTTTAAATGCAAAACACCCAGAGAAATCACCACCTTCTACAG AGAACAAGCATGAGGCCAAGAGGAGGCGAACAGAGAGAGTTAGGCGAGAGAAGATAAATTCTACAGTAAATAAggatttagaaaacagaaagaggTCTCGAAGTAACAGCCATTCAGATCATATCAGACGAGGAAGAGGAAGACCTAAAACTGCATCTGCCAAAAAACATGAGGAAGAAAGAG agaaacaggaaaaggaaattgACATCTATGCTAACCTCTCTGATGAAAAGGCTTTCGTGTTTTCAGTCGCCTtggcagaaataaatagaaaaattatcaaTCAAAGACTTATTCTCTGA